CTCGCTCCAGTCCTTACGGAGATCGCAGCAACGGCATCGCAGCGTGAACAGGACCGAGAATTCAGCCGTGACTTGGCTAAGCAGCTCAGTGCCGGTGGGTTCACCAAACTCCGCATTCCTGTTGAATTCGGCGGGTTGGGTTTTAGCCTTCCCGAGGCCTTTGAAGTGCTGGTGGCTGTGGCTGCTGCAGATTCAAATATCGCGCAGGGATTGCGGCCTCACTTCTTGGCAGTAGAGAGCCTGTTGATCGCTCCCGATTCAGAGCACCGAGACAAGTGGCTGCGAAAAATCGCTGAAGAAGGCGTGGTGATTGGTAATGCGTTGACCGAAGTGGGAAATAAGCCGGGTGAGCTGAAAACTAAGATCCGAAAAGAAGACGAGGTCTTTGTTCTCACCGGAACCAAGTTCTATTCCACGGGCAGTCTTTACGCCGATTGGATTCAAGTACATGCGAAAGATGAGGCAGATCAAGATGTTTTCGCCTTTGTTGATCGCGACGCAGCAGGCGTTGCTTTGGTGGATGACTGGGACGGATTTGGGCAACAACTATCTGCCTCCGGAACCAGCTTCTTCGACAAAGTGGCGGTAGATCCATTAGATATTGCCACTCGTGATTACACCGCACCCAGCGCTTTCCAGGCGCTGGCGCAGTCCCATCACTTGTCTACCTTGACTGGTATTTCGCAGGCGATCACCCGTGACATCGTTACCTATGTACAAAACCGCACCCGAATTTTCAGTCACGGAAGTGGTGACCTTCCACGCTTTGATCCGCAGGTACAGCAGGTGGTGGGCGAGGTGAAAGCCAAGTCATATGCAGTCGAGAAAATCTTTCAGGGGTTCGCACAAGAACTGGATCTTGTCGTCAATAAGGCAAAAGCCGGCACTGCTACGGAGGCCGAGTTGGCTGCCGTTGACCTAAGCGCATACCAAGCCCAATTGGCGGTGGCACCTTTGGTGCTGAGCCAAGCCACCCAGGCCTTTGAAGTCGGAGGAGCGTCGGCCGTGTCGAAGAAGTTGTCGCTGGATCGGCATTGGCGCAACGCGCGTGTGTTGGCAAACCACAACCCCATTATTTATCGAGCGCGCCTACTTGGCGCAGATGCCCTAAACGGCGGCCATGTGGCTGCCCAATACACGATCGGATCCTTGTCATGAGCCAAGAAATTTTGAACCATTTTGCGCCCGCATTAAAACGCATTCGAAGCGGTGCAGTCGAGCGCGAACAGCAGCGAACCCTACCAGTAGAAGAGATTAAAGAGCTGGTAGAGCTAGGTTTCACTGGACTGCGGGTACCCGAAGAACTAGGCGGAGCGGGCGCTTCTTTGGAAAGCGTGGTTGAGTTACTCATCGAGATCGCGACCGCTGATTCCAATATCGCCCAAGCTTTGCGCGGGCACTTTGCCTTCGTGGAGCTACTCCTGGAAGCCCCAGACAGTGAATTCCGCACCCACTGGTTGCGCGAAGTCGCTACCGGAAAATTGGTGGGCAATGCTGAAAGTGAAAAACGTGGCGTCTACGGCGATCCGCAGACTTTCATCGATGAGGTGGATACTGAAAACGGTCCGATTTTCGTGCTCAACGGCACCAAGTTCTACACCACCGGCACCTATTTTGCGGACTACACCTGGACCACCGCGCTGCTGCGCAACCTCAATGGCCAAGAAACTTTGGTCAGTTTGCCGGTTAATCTGCGCGCGCCGGGTGTGGATGTTGTTGATGACTGGAATGGGTTTGGGCAAAAGCTCACCGCGTCTGGAACGACCACGTTTAAGGACGTGGAGGTG
Above is a genomic segment from Corynebacterium suranareeae containing:
- a CDS encoding acyl-CoA dehydrogenase family protein, which produces MTSPQTIIDNLAPVLTEIAATASQREQDREFSRDLAKQLSAGGFTKLRIPVEFGGLGFSLPEAFEVLVAVAAADSNIAQGLRPHFLAVESLLIAPDSEHRDKWLRKIAEEGVVIGNALTEVGNKPGELKTKIRKEDEVFVLTGTKFYSTGSLYADWIQVHAKDEADQDVFAFVDRDAAGVALVDDWDGFGQQLSASGTSFFDKVAVDPLDIATRDYTAPSAFQALAQSHHLSTLTGISQAITRDIVTYVQNRTRIFSHGSGDLPRFDPQVQQVVGEVKAKSYAVEKIFQGFAQELDLVVNKAKAGTATEAELAAVDLSAYQAQLAVAPLVLSQATQAFEVGGASAVSKKLSLDRHWRNARVLANHNPIIYRARLLGADALNGGHVAAQYTIGSLS
- a CDS encoding acyl-CoA dehydrogenase family protein, which gives rise to MSQEILNHFAPALKRIRSGAVEREQQRTLPVEEIKELVELGFTGLRVPEELGGAGASLESVVELLIEIATADSNIAQALRGHFAFVELLLEAPDSEFRTHWLREVATGKLVGNAESEKRGVYGDPQTFIDEVDTENGPIFVLNGTKFYTTGTYFADYTWTTALLRNLNGQETLVSLPVNLRAPGVDVVDDWNGFGQKLTASGTTTFKDVEVDPRWIIPRTDTPTLVWTYLQLNLLTVLVGSAAAAVDEVVVRAQSSTRNAWNPGVERRSDPAATLAIGDARSRVTVIRGALLDATRHVSNAATIATPDAFNEADAIVAALWPIVSEQALVVTSNVFDAVGASAVLGEHSIDRHWRNVRTVSSNNPVFLAKNAVGEYALNGTPVGTNIGKALSRPVSLSS